The Diadema setosum chromosome 12, eeDiaSeto1, whole genome shotgun sequence genome has a segment encoding these proteins:
- the LOC140235691 gene encoding uncharacterized protein: MLVNVCNMSRTGIYSRLFLAASACSRRDGRNIYSMSTTVCRKSPVGAVGAGLMQEISPARCPAAAYRTSLPTRTLASSPGIPVEWTKLMKQFQENKLEQTDLVKSYINKDLGYGEFNKFGKINPWCMADYFEGSLNLFDVEFEGASVFARNTVMNFTQGLERRLHLDHALKFNARVSFLGKSTVCWDTQCVDPDTNEELATYTIQMVTVDMKVRRPAPYAHLLKHFCPTNVRESPPKGFDLEFKPENAYKHSFVVNWSDTDFNSHLNQADMLRMCMDCGSFASREGALSAFSQELVAYDLKRCSIMFMREARPGQEVVVECYETEGRPLELNFTFSKKGDLITAVQLEFYDGDSGSGQ; this comes from the exons ATGTTGGTAAACGTTTGCAACATGTCCCGTACAGGTATATATTCCAGGCTATTTCTAGCCGCTTCTGCTTGTTCCAGACGAGATGGTCGCAACATTTACAGCATGTCCACAACGGTCTGTCGTAAATCGCCGGTAGGGGCGGTAGGCGCAGGCCTGATGCAGGAGATTAGCCCTGCACGGTGCCCCGCGGCCGCGTACAG GACCAGTCTTCCCACCAGGACTCTGGCATCCTCCCCAGGCATTCCTGTAGAATGGACGAAGCTAATGAAACAGTTCCAGGAGAACAAATTGGAACAAACTGATCTCGTGAAATCCTACATCAACAAGGACCTGGGCTATGGGGAATTCAACAAATTTG GTAAAATCAACCCATGGTGCATGGCAGATTACTTTGAGGGCAGTTTGAACTTGTTCGATGTAGAATTCGAGGGGGCCTCCGTCTTTGCACGCAACACTGTGATGAACTTTACACAAGGTCTGGAGAGGAGACTACACCTTGATCACGCCCTCAAGTTCAATGCCAGGGTCAGCTTTCTTGGTAAGAGCACTGTATGCTGGGATACACAGTGTGTAGATCCGGACACCAATGAGGAGCTAGCTACATACACCATTCAGATGGTGACAGTGGACATGAAAGTGCGACGACCTGCTCCCTATGCTCACCTTCTGAAACACTTTTGCCCAACAAACGTACGGGAATCCCCACCAAAAGGCTTCGACCTGGAGTTCAAGCCAGAGAATGCGTACAAACATTCCTTCGTCGTCAACTGGAGTGACACCGACTTCAACTCGCACCTCAACCAAGCAGACATGCTGCGAATGTGCATGGATTGTGGGAGCTTTGCCTCAAGAGAGGGAGCCCTTTCAGCCTTCAGCCAGGAGCTGGTCGCGTATGACCTCAAACGCTGCTCTATTATGTTCATGCGAGAAGCCCGTCCCGGTCAGGAGGTAGTAGTGGAGTGCTACGAGACGGAAGGACGCCCTCTTGAGCTTAACTTTACATTCTCTAAGAAGGGAGACCTTATTACTGCAGTGCAGTTAGAGTTTTATGATGGAGATTCTGGGTCTGGTCAGTAA